One genomic region from Bradyrhizobium icense encodes:
- the tyrS gene encoding tyrosine--tRNA ligase: MTAFKSDFLNILQERGFIHQCSDFEGLDALAAKGQATAYVGYDCTAPSLHIGNYLTMMMLYWLQQSGNKPITLMGGGTTMVGDPSGKDESRAIRSIEEIEANKASIRGVFAKVLRYGDGPSDAIMLDNAEWLTKLNWIEMLRDIGRHFSVNRMLTMDSVRLRLEREQEMSFIEFNYMVCQAYDFVELARRTGCRLQMGGSDQWGNIVNGVDLGRRMGTPQLFALTTPLLTTASGAKMGKTAQGAVWLNADQFSPYDFWQYWRNVEDADVVKFLKLFTILPMSEIEKLAALQGGEINEAKKVLATEATALLHGRDAANTAAETARQTFEQGAIAENLPTVEVSRGELEAGAAVLGLFVKAGLVTSNGEARRQIKGGGLRVNDAAVTDEKMVLTPSNLTPEGVIKLSMGKKKHVLLRPA; this comes from the coding sequence ATGACCGCATTTAAATCAGATTTCCTGAACATTTTACAGGAGCGCGGCTTCATCCACCAATGCTCCGATTTCGAGGGCCTCGACGCGCTGGCGGCCAAGGGCCAGGCGACCGCCTATGTCGGCTACGACTGCACGGCGCCGTCGCTGCATATCGGCAACTACCTCACCATGATGATGCTGTACTGGTTGCAGCAGAGCGGCAACAAGCCGATCACCCTGATGGGCGGCGGCACCACCATGGTCGGCGACCCCTCCGGCAAGGACGAATCGCGCGCCATCCGCTCGATCGAGGAAATCGAAGCCAACAAGGCCTCGATCCGCGGCGTGTTTGCGAAGGTGCTGCGATACGGCGACGGCCCGAGCGATGCGATCATGCTCGACAATGCCGAATGGCTGACGAAGCTGAACTGGATCGAGATGCTGCGCGACATCGGCCGGCACTTCTCGGTCAACCGCATGCTGACGATGGATTCAGTCAGGCTCCGGCTCGAACGCGAGCAGGAGATGAGCTTCATCGAGTTCAACTACATGGTCTGCCAGGCCTATGACTTTGTCGAGCTGGCGCGGCGCACCGGCTGCCGGCTGCAGATGGGCGGTTCCGATCAATGGGGCAACATCGTCAACGGCGTCGATCTCGGCCGCCGCATGGGCACGCCGCAATTGTTCGCGCTGACCACGCCGCTGCTCACGACTGCTTCCGGCGCCAAGATGGGCAAGACCGCGCAGGGCGCGGTCTGGCTCAACGCCGATCAGTTCTCGCCCTATGACTTCTGGCAATACTGGCGCAACGTCGAGGATGCCGACGTCGTCAAATTTCTAAAACTGTTCACGATCCTGCCGATGAGCGAGATCGAAAAGCTCGCGGCGTTGCAGGGCGGCGAGATCAACGAAGCCAAGAAGGTGCTGGCGACGGAGGCGACCGCGCTGTTGCATGGCCGCGACGCTGCCAACACCGCCGCCGAAACTGCCCGACAAACGTTCGAGCAAGGCGCGATCGCGGAGAACCTGCCCACTGTGGAAGTTTCGCGCGGCGAACTCGAGGCCGGCGCGGCCGTGCTGGGGCTGTTCGTGAAAGCGGGGCTTGTGACTTCGAATGGCGAGGCGCGGCGCCAGATCAAGGGCGGTGGCTTGCGCGTCAACGATGCCGCTGTGACCGACGAGAAGATGGTGCTCACGCCATCCAATCTCACGCCGGAAGGCGTCATCAAACTTTCCATGGGGAAGAAAAAGCACGTGCTGCTGAGGCCCGCCTGA
- a CDS encoding LysR family transcriptional regulator: MRRRTRLSHLPLNALRAFEATARHLSFTRAGLELRVTQAAVSQHVKVLEDRLGVQLFRRLPRGVALTDEGQLLLPSIVEAFGRLTETLNRFEDGHYQEVIAVGVVGTFASGWLLPRLDAFRKAYPRIDLRLFTNNNRIDIAGEGLDYAIRFGDGLWHGTEATHLMGAPFTPFCAPSLARRLSRPADLKREVLLRSYRQEEWPRWFAAAGLQSPVLKGMVFDSSITIASVAARGFGVALLPAALFQDEIRQRRLVRPFQIEVALGDYWITSLHFRRPTPAMLSFKSWLLETIAATKRSPGKQAGT; this comes from the coding sequence ATGCGGCGCCGGACGAGGCTTTCGCACCTTCCGCTCAATGCACTACGGGCCTTTGAAGCGACGGCGCGCCACCTCAGTTTCACTCGTGCCGGCCTTGAACTTCGAGTCACGCAGGCCGCCGTCAGCCAGCACGTGAAAGTGCTGGAGGACCGGCTTGGCGTACAGTTGTTTCGTCGATTGCCCCGCGGCGTCGCGCTCACCGATGAAGGACAGTTGCTGCTGCCGAGCATCGTCGAGGCCTTCGGCCGGCTCACCGAAACACTGAATCGCTTCGAAGACGGCCACTACCAGGAGGTCATCGCGGTCGGCGTTGTCGGTACTTTCGCTTCGGGATGGCTGCTGCCGCGGCTCGATGCTTTCAGAAAAGCCTATCCGCGGATCGATTTGCGCCTGTTCACCAACAACAATCGGATCGACATCGCGGGTGAGGGCCTCGATTACGCGATCAGGTTTGGCGATGGCCTTTGGCATGGCACCGAGGCGACCCACTTGATGGGGGCGCCATTTACCCCGTTCTGCGCACCTTCGCTGGCTCGCAGGCTGAGCCGGCCGGCCGATCTGAAGCGAGAGGTACTGCTGCGTTCCTACCGACAGGAGGAATGGCCGCGATGGTTTGCTGCAGCGGGATTGCAGAGTCCGGTGCTCAAAGGAATGGTATTCGATTCATCCATTACGATCGCCAGCGTAGCGGCCCGCGGCTTCGGCGTTGCGCTGTTGCCGGCGGCATTGTTTCAGGACGAGATCCGGCAGCGGCGGCTGGTACGTCCTTTTCAGATCGAAGTCGCGCTCGGCGATTATTGGATTACGTCGCTGCACTTTAGGCGACCGACACCCGCGATGCTCTCATTCAAGAGCTGGCTGCTTGAAACGATTGCAGCAACAAAGAGGAGCCCTGGCAAGCAGGCAGGGACGTAG
- a CDS encoding glutathione S-transferase family protein — MAQKLTLISHKLCPYVQRAVIALTEKGVPFERVDIDLANKPDWFLKISPLGKVPVLVVTGADGKEAALFESNVICEYIEDTQGSAKLHPQDALQRAQHRAWMEFGSTILSELWGLETTGDPATFESKRQAVAAKFARVEDALGSGPFFAGENFSLVDAVFAPIFRYFDVFDQLTDLSVFADTPKVRAWREELAKRPSVRTAVGADYPQLLHAFLVRHNAHLLKLAA, encoded by the coding sequence ATGGCGCAGAAGCTCACGTTGATCAGCCACAAGCTATGCCCCTATGTGCAGCGCGCCGTGATCGCGTTGACCGAGAAGGGCGTGCCGTTCGAGCGGGTCGATATCGATCTCGCCAACAAGCCGGACTGGTTTTTGAAGATATCGCCCCTCGGCAAGGTGCCGGTGCTGGTCGTGACCGGCGCCGACGGCAAGGAGGCCGCGCTGTTCGAAAGCAACGTGATTTGCGAATACATCGAGGATACCCAGGGCAGCGCCAAGCTGCATCCTCAGGATGCGCTCCAGCGCGCACAGCACCGGGCCTGGATGGAGTTCGGGTCCACCATTTTGAGCGAGCTCTGGGGCCTGGAGACGACGGGTGATCCCGCCACCTTCGAGAGCAAGCGGCAGGCGGTCGCCGCAAAATTTGCGCGCGTCGAGGATGCCCTAGGGTCGGGTCCGTTCTTTGCCGGCGAAAATTTCAGTCTGGTAGACGCGGTGTTCGCGCCGATCTTCCGTTATTTCGACGTGTTCGATCAACTGACCGATCTCTCGGTCTTTGCCGATACGCCGAAGGTCCGCGCATGGCGAGAGGAGTTGGCGAAGCGGCCGAGCGTCCGCACGGCGGTGGGAGCCGACTATCCGCAATTGCTGCACGCGTTCCTGGTGCGCCATAACGCGCATCTGCTGAAGCTGGCGGCGTAG
- a CDS encoding cysteine desulfurase family protein, with product MSNRVYLDWNATTPLRPEARQAMTAAWDLAGNPSSVHAEGRQARRLVEDARAAIAAAVGARPQDVVFASGGTEANAMALTPGLRRGASGPVQRLMVSAIEHTSVLSGGRFPADTIAAIKVSRTGLVDLAHLRALLAEGPPALVSVMLANNETGAIQPIGEVADIVREAGGLLHVDAIQAFGKIPLDIKSLGADLITLSAHKIGGPKGVGALVLTEPVQALEPLLRGGGQELGRRAGTENVAGIAGFGAAAKAAMAELAANAVRQQGLRERLEKGLRQATEIIVFSEGASRLPNTTLFTVPGLRAETAVIGFDLGGIAVSSGSACSSGKVQPSHVLAAMGFGGELAQGAVRLSLGWSTTEADIDLALEAWRKLADALLRGRRNTA from the coding sequence ATGTCGAACCGCGTTTATCTCGACTGGAATGCGACAACGCCGCTTCGCCCCGAGGCGAGGCAGGCGATGACGGCTGCTTGGGATCTGGCTGGCAATCCGTCCTCGGTGCATGCCGAAGGGCGTCAGGCGCGCCGGCTCGTCGAGGACGCGCGGGCCGCCATCGCGGCGGCCGTCGGTGCCCGTCCGCAGGATGTGGTGTTTGCTTCCGGAGGCACCGAAGCCAATGCAATGGCGCTGACGCCGGGACTGCGCCGGGGTGCAAGCGGCCCGGTCCAGCGGCTGATGGTCTCAGCCATCGAACATACGTCGGTGCTGTCGGGGGGGCGGTTTCCGGCAGATACGATCGCGGCGATTAAGGTCTCCCGTACCGGCTTGGTCGACCTCGCCCATCTGCGTGCTTTGCTTGCCGAAGGGCCGCCGGCGCTGGTGTCGGTAATGCTGGCCAACAACGAGACCGGCGCCATTCAACCGATCGGCGAAGTCGCTGACATCGTGCGTGAAGCGGGCGGGCTGCTGCACGTCGATGCGATTCAGGCATTCGGAAAAATACCCCTCGATATCAAATCGTTAGGGGCCGATCTGATCACGCTGTCTGCGCACAAGATCGGCGGCCCCAAGGGAGTTGGTGCGCTGGTTCTGACCGAGCCGGTGCAGGCTCTGGAGCCGCTGCTTCGCGGCGGCGGCCAGGAGCTGGGCCGCCGGGCGGGAACCGAGAATGTCGCTGGTATCGCGGGCTTTGGCGCAGCAGCCAAGGCGGCGATGGCCGAGCTGGCCGCCAATGCCGTCCGGCAGCAGGGTTTGCGCGAGCGCCTTGAGAAGGGGCTGCGCCAAGCGACTGAAATCATTGTGTTTTCAGAGGGGGCGTCGCGCCTTCCCAATACGACGCTGTTTACCGTTCCCGGGCTTCGAGCCGAAACGGCAGTGATTGGCTTCGATCTCGGCGGTATTGCGGTATCGTCCGGTTCCGCCTGTTCCTCCGGCAAAGTGCAGCCGTCCCACGTTCTGGCCGCCATGGGGTTCGGCGGGGAGTTGGCGCAGGGAGCGGTGCGGCTCAGTCTGGGCTGGTCTACCACTGAGGCAGACATTGATTTGGCCCTTGAGGCTTGGCGAAAGCTTGCCGATGCCTTACTTAGAGGGCGACGAAACACGGCTTGA
- a CDS encoding MFS transporter gives MNEKTPQGDALARPLKPGRLALNVLALCFTLALLGRGLGESFTVFLKPISENFGWDRAEVVSVYSLTWLAGGLTAPVVGRVFDRYGPRTVYSLGLLLLGSAFLVASRAQALWQFQLSVGVSVGIGIAFIGNVPNSILLGRWFGARLPTAMAVVYSAAGAGVLVLLPASQLLIDHIGWRGAYQTFGVIALCLLVPLLLLPWRLFSTGSPHIAKKADSDFVDGGWTLGSAMRHHAFWALFSTFFFTAVGMYALAAQIVAYLIDAGFPPLQAATAWGFSGVVLLFGMLGVTQLDAMIGRRPSVLLSYAISIAGIILLWLLQFYPNFWLLGAFVVTFGSMIGSRGPLITATAMRIFRGERVGTIYGTISIGSGLGSGLGAWAGGLIHDWTHSYNPVIAFALVAVVLGMIPFLVVPALRR, from the coding sequence ATGAATGAAAAGACGCCACAGGGAGACGCGTTGGCGAGGCCGCTCAAGCCGGGCCGGCTTGCGCTCAACGTGCTGGCGCTGTGCTTCACGCTGGCGCTGCTCGGCCGCGGCCTCGGCGAAAGCTTTACGGTTTTCCTCAAACCGATCTCGGAGAATTTCGGCTGGGACCGCGCGGAAGTGGTCTCGGTCTACTCGCTGACCTGGCTCGCCGGCGGACTGACGGCGCCGGTGGTCGGCCGGGTGTTTGACCGCTACGGCCCCCGGACCGTCTATTCGCTGGGACTGCTGCTGCTTGGCAGCGCGTTTCTGGTCGCCTCCCGTGCGCAGGCGCTGTGGCAATTCCAGTTGAGCGTCGGCGTTTCCGTCGGGATCGGCATCGCCTTCATCGGCAACGTGCCGAACTCGATCCTGCTCGGCCGCTGGTTCGGCGCGCGGCTGCCCACCGCGATGGCGGTGGTCTATTCTGCGGCCGGCGCGGGCGTGCTGGTGCTGCTGCCGGCGTCGCAGCTTCTAATCGATCACATCGGCTGGCGCGGCGCCTACCAGACGTTCGGTGTCATTGCGCTATGCCTGCTAGTGCCGTTGTTGCTACTGCCATGGCGGCTGTTCTCGACGGGCTCGCCGCACATCGCCAAAAAGGCCGATTCCGATTTCGTCGACGGCGGCTGGACCCTCGGTAGCGCAATGCGTCACCACGCGTTCTGGGCGCTGTTTTCGACTTTCTTCTTTACGGCCGTGGGGATGTATGCGCTTGCGGCGCAGATCGTTGCCTATCTGATCGATGCCGGCTTCCCGCCGCTGCAGGCGGCGACCGCCTGGGGTTTTTCCGGCGTCGTGCTGCTGTTCGGCATGCTGGGCGTGACCCAGCTCGATGCGATGATTGGGCGACGGCCGTCGGTGCTGCTGAGCTACGCCATCTCGATCGCGGGCATCATCCTGCTCTGGCTGCTGCAGTTCTATCCGAACTTCTGGCTGCTCGGCGCCTTCGTCGTGACCTTCGGCAGCATGATCGGCTCCCGTGGGCCGCTCATCACGGCGACCGCGATGAGGATCTTTCGCGGCGAACGGGTCGGCACCATCTACGGCACGATTTCGATCGGCAGCGGCCTTGGCTCCGGACTCGGCGCCTGGGCCGGCGGCCTGATCCACGACTGGACCCACAGCTATAATCCGGTGATCGCGTTCGCGCTGGTGGCCGTGGTGCTCGGAATGATCCCGTTTCTGGTCGTGCCGGCGCTACGGCGGTAG
- a CDS encoding alpha/beta hydrolase, whose amino-acid sequence MPEVIFTGPAGRLEGRYHPAKQKNAPIAMILHPHPQFHGTMNHQIVYQCYYAFAHRGFSVLRFNFRGVGRSQGSFDHGTGELSDAASALDWAQTINPEARACWVAGFSFGAWIGMQLLMRRPEVEGFISIAPPANLYDFSFLAPCPSSGLIVHGEKDAVVPPKDVNTLVEKLKTQKGIVIDQQIIPGANHFFDGKLEPLMETVTGYLDMRLANVR is encoded by the coding sequence ATGCCTGAAGTAATTTTCACCGGCCCTGCGGGCCGCCTCGAAGGCCGTTATCATCCGGCCAAGCAGAAGAACGCGCCAATCGCGATGATCCTGCATCCGCATCCGCAGTTTCACGGCACGATGAATCACCAGATCGTCTACCAGTGCTACTACGCGTTTGCGCATCGCGGCTTTTCGGTGCTGCGGTTCAATTTCCGCGGTGTCGGCCGCAGCCAGGGCTCGTTCGATCACGGCACCGGCGAACTCTCGGACGCGGCGTCCGCGCTCGACTGGGCGCAGACCATCAACCCCGAAGCGCGCGCCTGCTGGGTCGCGGGCTTTTCGTTCGGCGCCTGGATCGGCATGCAGCTTCTGATGCGCCGGCCCGAAGTCGAAGGTTTTATTTCGATCGCGCCGCCCGCCAATCTCTACGATTTCTCGTTCCTCGCGCCCTGCCCGTCTTCAGGCCTGATCGTGCATGGCGAGAAGGATGCGGTGGTGCCGCCGAAGGACGTCAACACGCTGGTCGAGAAGCTGAAGACCCAGAAGGGCATCGTGATCGATCAGCAGATCATCCCGGGTGCCAACCACTTCTTCGACGGCAAGCTCGAGCCGCTGATGGAGACGGTGACCGGCTATCTCGACATGCGGCTCGCCAACGTCCGCTGA
- a CDS encoding anhydro-N-acetylmuramic acid kinase yields the protein MMLTAVGLMSGTSLDGVDVALIETDGRRVNALGPSGYRPYTDTERGLLRQALYEAADLADRAARPGCLREAERVVTSAHAEAVAAFTAQHRMRFDDIDIVGFHGQTVLHRPEKKLTVQIGDAQMLAKTIHIPVMYDFRAADVEAGGQGAPFVPVYHRALAQSLEWEGPTVVVNIGGVANITYIDGDTLIACDTGPGNALLDDHMFRRMNQRFDTEGRTAALGRVDAAWINRALEMPFFSLPPPKSLDRNDFAGLKLGDMPPEDGAATLTAFTVAAIARVVPLLPKEPKNWIVAGGGARNLTMLRMLRECLAPATVRAADTLGWASDAIEAQAFGFLAARGLKGLPLSYPATTGVPLPMTGGIIARP from the coding sequence ATGATGTTGACGGCAGTAGGTTTGATGAGCGGCACCTCGCTCGACGGGGTCGACGTCGCTTTGATCGAGACCGATGGCCGCCGGGTGAACGCGCTCGGACCGTCCGGATACCGGCCCTATACCGACACGGAGCGCGGCCTGTTGCGCCAGGCGCTGTATGAGGCTGCCGACCTGGCCGATCGCGCCGCGCGGCCCGGCTGCCTGCGCGAGGCCGAGCGGGTCGTCACGTCAGCGCATGCCGAGGCGGTGGCCGCCTTTACCGCACAACACCGGATGCGGTTCGACGATATCGACATCGTCGGCTTTCACGGCCAGACCGTGCTGCACCGGCCCGAGAAAAAACTGACGGTCCAGATCGGCGACGCGCAGATGCTCGCCAAGACGATCCACATTCCGGTCATGTACGATTTCCGCGCTGCCGATGTCGAAGCCGGCGGGCAGGGCGCGCCCTTTGTGCCGGTCTATCACCGCGCGCTCGCCCAATCGCTGGAGTGGGAGGGCCCGACCGTCGTGGTCAATATCGGCGGGGTCGCCAACATCACCTATATCGACGGCGACACGCTGATCGCCTGCGATACCGGGCCGGGCAACGCCTTGCTCGACGATCACATGTTCCGCCGCATGAACCAGCGCTTCGACACCGAGGGCCGCACCGCCGCGCTGGGCAGGGTCGATGCGGCCTGGATCAACCGTGCGCTGGAGATGCCGTTCTTTTCGCTGCCCCCGCCGAAATCGCTCGATCGCAACGATTTTGCGGGGCTTAAGCTCGGCGATATGCCGCCCGAGGATGGCGCGGCGACGCTGACCGCCTTTACCGTCGCTGCAATTGCCCGGGTGGTGCCGTTGCTGCCGAAGGAACCCAAGAACTGGATCGTGGCTGGCGGCGGCGCCCGCAACCTGACCATGCTGCGGATGCTGCGGGAGTGTCTGGCGCCGGCGACCGTCCGGGCGGCGGACACTTTGGGCTGGGCCTCCGACGCCATCGAGGCGCAGGCTTTCGGATTTCTGGCGGCGCGAGGCCTGAAGGGCCTGCCGCTGAGCTACCCTGCCACCACCGGGGTGCCGCTGCCGATGACCGGCGGTATCATCGCGCGACCGTGA
- the sufB gene encoding Fe-S cluster assembly protein SufB, with the protein MPAVQETVERVKRIDVDQYRYGFETLIESDKAPKGLSEDTVRFISAKKNEPAWMLEWRLEAYRRWLTMTEPTWARVNYPKIDYQDIYYYAAPKPKKTLSSIDEIDPEILKTYEKLGIPLREVAILEGVEPPPGGEPSANRKIAVDAVFDSVSVATTFQKELKAAGVIFMPISEAIREHPELVKQYLGSVVPTSDNYFATLNSAVFSDGSFVYVPPGVRCPMELSTYFRINERNTGQFERTLIIADKGSYVSYLEGCTAPQRDENQLHAAVVELVALDDAEIKYSTVQNWYPGNSEGLGGIYNFVTKRGDCRGNHSKISWTQVETGSAITWKYPSCILRGDNSRGEFYSIAISNGHQQVDSGTKMLHLGKNTSSRIISKGIAAGVSQNTYRGLVTAHRKAIGARNYTACDSLLIGDKCGAHTVPYVEAKNSSATFEHEATTSKISEDVLFYCTQRGLSQEEAVGLVVNGFVKDVLQQLPMEFAVEAQKLISISLEGSVG; encoded by the coding sequence ATGCCAGCCGTACAAGAGACGGTCGAGCGCGTGAAGCGCATCGACGTCGACCAATATCGATATGGTTTTGAGACGCTGATCGAGTCCGACAAGGCCCCCAAGGGGCTGTCGGAAGACACCGTCCGCTTCATTTCCGCGAAGAAGAACGAGCCGGCCTGGATGCTGGAATGGCGTCTGGAGGCCTATCGCCGCTGGCTGACCATGACCGAGCCGACCTGGGCGCGCGTCAACTATCCCAAGATCGACTACCAGGACATTTACTACTACGCGGCGCCGAAGCCGAAGAAGACGCTGTCGTCGATCGACGAAATCGATCCCGAAATCCTCAAGACCTACGAGAAGCTCGGCATTCCCTTGCGCGAAGTCGCCATTCTCGAAGGCGTTGAGCCCCCGCCCGGCGGCGAGCCGTCGGCCAACCGCAAGATCGCAGTCGACGCGGTGTTCGACTCGGTTTCGGTGGCGACCACCTTCCAGAAGGAGCTGAAGGCCGCCGGCGTGATCTTCATGCCGATCTCGGAGGCGATCCGCGAACATCCCGAGTTGGTGAAGCAATATCTCGGATCGGTCGTGCCGACCTCGGACAATTATTTCGCGACGCTCAATTCGGCGGTGTTTTCCGATGGCTCGTTCGTCTACGTGCCGCCGGGCGTGCGCTGCCCGATGGAATTGTCGACCTATTTCCGCATCAACGAGCGCAACACCGGCCAGTTCGAGCGCACGCTGATCATCGCCGACAAGGGATCCTACGTCAGCTATCTCGAAGGCTGTACCGCACCGCAGCGCGACGAGAACCAGTTGCATGCGGCGGTCGTTGAACTCGTCGCCCTCGACGATGCCGAGATCAAATATTCGACGGTGCAGAATTGGTATCCCGGCAATTCGGAAGGCCTCGGCGGCATCTACAATTTCGTCACCAAGCGTGGCGACTGCCGCGGCAATCATTCGAAGATTTCATGGACCCAGGTCGAGACCGGATCGGCGATCACCTGGAAGTATCCGAGCTGCATCCTGCGCGGCGACAATTCGCGCGGCGAATTCTATTCGATCGCGATCTCGAACGGTCACCAGCAGGTCGACTCTGGCACCAAGATGCTCCACCTCGGCAAGAACACGTCGAGCCGGATCATCTCCAAGGGCATCGCGGCCGGTGTGTCGCAGAATACCTATCGCGGCCTCGTCACCGCTCACCGCAAGGCGATCGGCGCACGCAACTATACCGCCTGCGACTCGCTCCTGATCGGCGACAAATGCGGCGCGCATACCGTGCCTTACGTCGAGGCGAAGAACTCGTCGGCGACCTTCGAGCACGAAGCGACGACGTCAAAGATTTCCGAGGACGTGCTGTTCTACTGTACCCAGCGCGGGCTCTCGCAGGAGGAAGCGGTTGGCCTCGTCGTCAACGGCTTTGTCAAGGACGTGCTGCAGCAACTGCCGATGGAGTTTGCGGTTGAGGCGCAGAAGCTGATCTCGATCTCGCTCGAAGGATCGGTTGGATAG
- the bla gene encoding class A beta-lactamase, whose product MITRRQFQLGCGAALVTTALSARQAIRASTANQRLIDEIKRLERESGGRLGVCVLDTATDARHVHRGDERFPMCSTFKMLAAAAILAQVDAGKEQLTRRITFDASALIVYSPVTEKRVGGDGMTLAEICEAAVTLSDNTAGNLLLASIDGPPGLTAFARSLGDQVTRLDRNEPSLNEALPDDPRDTTTPNAMASNLQALILGTTALSAASREQLTAWLVANKTGDTRLRAGLAKDWRVGDKTGTGARGTNNDVAVIWPPGKAPIVITAYLTGATVSAAQQNATLASVARAVSTMASG is encoded by the coding sequence GTGATCACGAGAAGACAGTTCCAGCTTGGATGCGGCGCAGCGCTGGTAACGACTGCCTTGAGCGCCCGGCAAGCGATACGCGCATCGACCGCAAATCAACGATTGATCGACGAGATCAAGCGTCTGGAGCGTGAGAGCGGCGGCCGACTCGGTGTTTGTGTCCTCGACACGGCAACGGATGCTCGTCATGTCCACCGGGGTGACGAGCGCTTTCCGATGTGCAGCACTTTCAAGATGCTGGCAGCCGCAGCGATCCTGGCGCAGGTGGATGCCGGCAAGGAACAATTGACGCGGCGCATAACCTTCGACGCGTCCGCGCTCATCGTGTACTCACCCGTAACCGAGAAGCGCGTCGGCGGTGACGGCATGACGCTCGCTGAAATTTGCGAAGCGGCGGTGACGTTGAGCGACAACACGGCCGGCAATCTGCTGCTCGCCAGCATCGACGGACCGCCGGGGCTGACGGCCTTCGCACGGAGCCTCGGCGACCAGGTCACGCGGTTAGACCGGAATGAGCCCTCGCTCAACGAGGCCTTGCCTGACGATCCCCGCGACACAACGACACCGAACGCGATGGCTTCCAACTTGCAGGCCCTGATCCTTGGGACTACGGCGCTATCGGCTGCATCGCGCGAGCAACTGACGGCATGGTTGGTCGCCAACAAGACTGGGGACACGCGACTGCGTGCAGGTCTTGCGAAAGATTGGCGCGTCGGCGACAAGACCGGCACCGGTGCCCGAGGCACAAACAATGACGTTGCCGTGATCTGGCCACCCGGCAAGGCGCCCATCGTGATCACCGCTTATCTGACTGGCGCCACCGTTTCTGCCGCGCAGCAAAACGCCACTTTGGCTTCGGTCGCGCGGGCGGTCTCGACCATGGCATCTGGCTAG